One region of Phragmites australis chromosome 18, lpPhrAust1.1, whole genome shotgun sequence genomic DNA includes:
- the LOC133899322 gene encoding beta-glucuronosyltransferase GlcAT14B-like, with protein sequence MRKNWGLSSGPARPFADRRWLLPFLASLLVTATLFLAAACGLFSPPYPSGGGDAVLFDVVSLADWDDSSPGDGARSVEAGIKNRLLDDDDDNPDDAAVNSDDSDAEPPRIAYLLEGTKGDGLRMRRTLQAIYHPRNQYILHLDLEAPPRERIDLAMYVKGDPMFSQVGNVRVIAKGNLVTYKGPTMVACTLHAVAILLKEGLEWDWFINLSASDYPLMTQDDILHVFSSLPRNLNFIEHFQLSGWKVIQRAKPIVLDPGLYLSKKFDLTMTTERRELPTSFKLYTGSAWIMLTKSFLEYCIWGWDNLPRNLLMYYVNFISSPEGYFQTVLCNSDEFRGTAVGHDLHYIAWDYPPKQHPLILSMKDFNKMVKSGAPFARKFPKDDKVLDKIDRELLHRSEGRFTPGAWCDGSSEGGADPCLSRGEDSVFEPGPGAERLRGLMKKVLSWDYRNGSCSSLAYDQTKRDWYVPKSKG encoded by the exons ATGAGGAAGAATTGGGGGCTCAGCTCCGGCCCCGCGCGGCCGTTCGCTGACCGCCGGTGGCTACTACCCTTCCTCGCGAGCCTGCTCGTCACGGCCACGCtcttcctcgccgccgcctgcgGCCTTTTCTCGCCGCCCTACCCCAGTGGCGGGGGCGACGCTGTCCTGTTCGACGTGGTCTCCCTCGCCGACTGGGACGACTCGTCGCCTGGCGATGGTGCCCGCTCCGTTGAGGCCGGAATCAAGAACCGGCTTttggacgacgacgacgacaaccCCGACGATGCCGCCGTCAACTCGgacgactccgacgccgagCCGCCGCGGATCGCGTACCTCCTCGAGGGCACCAAGGGGGACGGCCTGCGGATGCGGCGGACGCTGCAGGCCATCTACCACCCGCGCAACCAGTACATCCTGCACCTCGACCTGGAGGCGCCGCCGCGGGAGCGGATCGACCTGGCCATGTACGTCAAGGGCGACCCCATGTTCAGCCAGGTCGGGAACGTGCGGGTCATTGCCAAGGGCAACCTGGTCACCTACAAGGGGCCGACCATGGTCGCCTGCACGCTGCACGCCGTCGCGATCCTCCTCAAGGAGGGGCTGGAGTGGGACTGGTTCATCAATCTCAGCGCGTCGGATTACCCACTCATGACACAGGATG ATATACTTCATGTGTTCTCTTCTTTGCCACGAAATCTTAATTTTATAGAGCACTTTCAGTTATCTGGGTGGAAAGT GATTCAACGGGCAAAACCAATAGTTCTGGACCCAGGGCTCTATCTGTCAAAAAAATTTGACCTTACCATGACTACTGAGCGACGAGAACTGCCAACATCATTCAAATTATATACTG GTTCTGCTTGGATAATGCTCACAAAATCCTTCCTAGAGTACTGTATATGGGGGTGGGACAATCTCCCGCGGAATCTCCTGATGTACTATGTAAACTTCATCTCATCACCGGAAGGCTATTTCCAGACTGTCCTCTGCAACTCCGACGAATTTCGGGGCACTGCTGTTGGCCATGACCTGCACTACATCGCTTGGGATTACCCTCCGAAGCAGCATCCGCTGATCCTGTCCATGAAGGACTTCAACAAAATGGTCAAGAGCGGTGCACCATTTGCACGGAAGTTCCCCAAGGACGACAAGGTCCTGGACAAGATAGACCGTGAGCTTTTGCACCGCTCCGAGGGCCGGTTCACTCCAGGGGCGTGGTGTGATGGGAGTTCTGAAGGAGGGGCCGATCCATGTTTATCTAGGGGTGAAGATTCTGTTTTTGAGCCTGGTCCCGGTGCCGAGAGGCTGCGAGGCCTGATGAAGAAGGTGCTTTCATGGGATTACCGCAACGGCAGCTGCTCGTCACTTGCTTATGATCAGACGAAAAGAGATTGGTATGTCCCTAAAAGTAAAGGATAA